From Zerene cesonia ecotype Mississippi chromosome 13, Zerene_cesonia_1.1, whole genome shotgun sequence, the proteins below share one genomic window:
- the LOC119831093 gene encoding akirin-like, with protein MACATLKRNLDWEAQMPAKRRRCAPFAASSSTSPGIKVEPRSSLFGETVSAPVKLTPERMAQEICDEIKRLQRRRQLRVATGASCSSSSGSEGDASPPHRDHAQRAHHRALFTFKQVRLICERMLREQEAALRAEYESALSNKLAEQYEAFVRFNIDQVQRRPPPATCMPLGMDAEHHMHQDLVPSYLS; from the exons ATGGCGTGTGCAACTCTGAAAAGAAATTTAGATTGGGAGGCGCAGATGCCTGCCAAGAGGCGTAGATGTGCTCCATTTGCTGCAAGCTCGAGTACAAGTCCTGGTATTAAAGTTGAACCCAGAAGTTCTTTATTTGGGGAGACCGTTAGTGCACCTGTAAAATTAACTCcag AGCGCATGGCGCAGGAGATCTGCGACGAGATCAAGCGGCTGCAGCGGCGCCGGCAGCTGCGCGTGGCGACCGGCGCGTCGTGCTCGTCGTCGAGCGGCAGCGAGGGCGACGCGTCGCCGCCGCACCGCGACCACGCGCAGCGCGCGCACCACCGCGCCTTGTTCACTTTCAAACAG GTGCGTTTGATCTGCGAGCGCATGCTCCGCGAGCAGGAGGCGGCTCTCCGCGCGGAGTACGAGTCGGCGCTCAGCAACAAGCTCGCCGAGCAGTACGAGGCCTTCGTGCGCTTCAACATTGACCAG GTGCAGCGCCGGCCGCCGCCCGCCACGTGCATGCCGCTCGGGATGGACGCCGAGCACCACATGCACCAGGACCTCGTGCCTAGCT ATCTCtcctaa
- the LOC119831106 gene encoding glucose-induced degradation protein 8-B homolog, translating to MSLLCFLSKYVNILLSPLLLFIDYLISIWFYLDYFNRITLNYIMSFETAATNGNDKPERKYYDRTKSDDLQISRTDMNMLIMNYLVTEGFKEAALKFQQEAGLQEPALCSSLDERIMIREAVQGGRISEAIAMVNALHPELLDNDRYLYFHLQQLQLLELIRAGRAEEALAFASATLAEAGANDRNALTELERSLALLAFPDPHASPFADLLLPSHSQKIASELNAAILKMENQEYTNPKLCSLLRMILWSQSELDKHNVKYPKMTDLANATIEQPK from the exons ATGTCATTATTGTGTTTTCTTTCGAAATACGTCAATATTTTACTCAGTcctttattgttattcattGATTACTTAATTTcgatttggttttatttagaCTACTTCAACCGTATCACTCTAAATTACATTATGAGTTTTGAAACTGCTGCTACCAATGGGAACGATAAACCTGAACGCAAATACTATGATCGTACAAAATCAGACGACTTGCAAATATCGAGAACGGATATGAATATGttgattatgaattatttggtTACAG AGGGTTTCAAAGAAGctgcattaaaatttcaacaagAGGCAGGTTTACAGGAGCCTGCACTGTGTAGCTCTTTAGATGAAAGAATAATGATCAGAGAAGCAGTACAAGGTGGGCGTATTTCTGAAGCCATTGCCATGGTCAATGCTTTACATCCAGAGCTACTGGATAACGATCGATATCTTTATTTTCACTTACAG CAACTTCAATTATTAGAACTAATAAGAGCTGGTCGGGCTGAAGAAGCTTTAGCCTTCGCTAGTGCCACACTTGCTGAGGCTGGAGCAAATGACCGCAATGCTCTCACTGAACTCGAGAGGTCACTGGCCCTTTTGGCCTTTCCTGATCCACATGCATCTCCCTTTGCAGACCTTCTGCTTCCTTCTCATAGTCAAAAA aTTGCAAGTGAACTAAATGcagcaatattaaaaatggaaaatcaAGAATACACAAACCCAAAACTCTGCAGTCTTTTAAGAATGATTCTTTGGTCTCAAAGCGAGCTTGATAAACACAATGTAAAATATCCAAAAATGACAGACCTTGCTAATGCAACTATAGAGCAGCCAAAATGa
- the LOC119831506 gene encoding nucleoporin Nup35-like: MEPMALGSPTHSPSGSPNVGYLPPFLLGEINPPTTPRTNSLSPTKARSLAFGSPTSPTQTSTPDQKLYRQSISMHQQALYNQQNVFANMPTSPNVSYSAKPSGPPIEDLFDTIKSNEPSVNKSLFQDNSFLGYGNNNSFMQNSYVNNNVSVNNQSLTNQWQDGCQDHDEYWVTVFGFPPNAANTVLARFSNCGAILDKQYPTQGNWAHIRYATRAEKERALSLNGRQVLPGTMVGVVECRDPPRMSATSPGVYPERPTSQARSLCPTPVAQAPVPQRSSGLISKALDYVLSW; this comes from the exons ATGGAGCCAATGGCATTGGGCAGTCCTACTCACTCTCCTTCAGGAAGTCCAAACGTGGGATATTTGCCACCGTTTTTATTAGGTGAAATAAATCCTCCTACAACTCCTAGAACAAACAGCCTTTCACCGACCAAAGCAAGAAGTTTAGCATTTg GTTCGCCAACTAGTCCGACTCAAACTTCTACCCCTGACCAAAAGCTTTATCGGCAGAGCATATCAATGCACCAACAAGCTTTATACAAccaacaaaatgtatttgcaAACATGCCCACATCACCTAATGTGTCATATTCGGCAAAGCCAAGTGGGCCTCCCATTGAGGACTTATTTGacacaataaaaagtaatgaacCATCTGTAAACAAGTCACTATTTCAAGATAATAGTTTTTTGGGTTATGGCAATAATAACTCATTTATGCAAAACTCATATGTAAACAATAATGTATCTGTAAATAATCAATCATTGACAAATCAATGGCAAGATGGATGCCAGGACCATGATGAGTATTGGGTGACTGTGTTTGGTTTTCCACCAAATGCAGCCAATACAGTTTTAGCAAGATTCAGTAACTGTGGAGCAATTTTAG atAAACAATATCCTACACAAGGGAATTGGGCGCACATAAGATATGCAACAAGAGCAGAGAAGGAGCGGGCGCTTTCTCTCAATGGCAGACAGGTACTGCCGGGTACCATGGTGGGTGTGGTGGAGTGTAGGGACCCTCCTAGAATGAGTGCCACCAGCCCTGGGGTTTATCCTGAGAG ACCAACATCACAAGCGCGATCTCTCTGCCCCACTCCAGTAGCGCAGGCGCCGGTTCCTCAAAGGTCTAGTGGACTTATTTCCAAGGCGTTAGATTATGTACTAAGTTGGTGA